From the Variovorax paradoxus genome, the window CACGTCGAAGCTCTTCACGCACTCCCACGCCGCATCGGCATCGGCGATGTTGTTGTAGCTGAGCTCCTTGCCCTGCAGCTGCTTCGCCGACACGAGCGAACCGGGCGCCGGATGGAGGTCGCGGTAGAACGCGGCCTGCTGGTGCGGGTTCTCGCCGTAGCGCAGGTCCTGCACCTTCACGAAGCGGCCGTTGCTCTGCGCAGGGAACAGCGAGCGCTTGGGCGCGGGCTGGCCGATGCTGCTGTCGAAGTCGATGGCCGAGAGGTAGTCGCTGATCGCGCCGTCGTAGTCGGCGATGCGGTTGAATGCCGCCACCGAGAAGGCGAACTTGGTCTTGTCGCTGAGCTTGCCGTCGGCCTTGAGTTCGGCCAGCGCCGTGGCGTACTGCGACGCGTCGGTGAGCACGCCCACGTCCTTCCAGTTCTTGGCGGCGCTGCGCACCATGGCCGGGCCGCCGATGTCGATGTTCTCGATGGCGTCTTCGAGCGTGCAGCCAGGCTTGGCCACGGTGGCCTCGAACGGGTACAGGTTGACCACCAGCAGGTCGATGGTGTCGATGCCATGCTGCTTGATCGCAGCCACATGCGCGGGCAGGTCGCGGCGCGCCAGCAGGCCGCCGTGGATCTTCGGGTGCAGCGTCTTCACGCGGCCGTCGAGCATTTCGGGAAAGCCGGTGTGGTCCGCGACTTCGGTGACGGGCAGGCCGGCGTCGGCCAGCAGCTTGGCGGTGCCGCCGGTGGACAGCAGCTTGATGCCCAGCGCATGCAGCGCCTGGGCAAATTCGAGAATGCCGGTCTTGTCGGAAACGGAGATGAGTGCAGTCTGGGCCATGGGATATGCCGTGGAGTTATTTCAGGAGTTTGTGTTCAACCAGCTTCTTGCGAAGCGTGTTTCGATTCAGGCCCAGCCATTGCGCAGCCTTCGACTGATTGCCTTCGGCGCGCGTCATGACGACATCGAGCAGGGGCTTCTCGACCACGCGCACGAGCATCTCGTACATGCCGTCGGGTTCGGTGCCGCGCAGGTCGCGAAAGTAGCTGTCAAGACTGGTGCGCACGCAGTCCTCGATGTGTTTCTTGCTCATTGCTTCTTCTCTTTTTTTCAATCGACGGCGCAAGCCGCCTCCTCTTCGCCGGACGGTTCGCCGTCCGCCTCTTGCTGCACGGGCATGCGGTCCATGCGGTCTGCGAGCCCGTCGAAATAGTCGCCGATCGCGCGCAGCTGCTCGGCGCAGTCCTCGATGGTGTTCATTCGTGCGCGAAATGCCTCGCCGTCGGGCAGCGCGCGCACATACCAGCCGATGTGCTTTCGCGCCGTGCGCACGCCGCTGTAGTCGCCGTACAGCGCATAGTGCTCCACCAGATGGTCGAGCAGCAAGCGACGCACCTCCACCACCAGCGGCGGCGCGCGGTGCGTACCGGTCTCCAGGAAGTGCGCGATCTCGCGGAAGATCCATGGACGGCCCTGCGCGGCGCGGCCGATCATCACGGCGTCGGCGCCGGTGAGCGCGAGCACGTCGCGCGCCTTCTCCGGCGACCGGATGTCGCCGTTCGCCACCACCGGCACGCGCACCGCGGCCTTCACGGCGGCAATGGTGTCGTACTCGGCATGGCCCTTGTAGCCCTGCTCGCGCGTGCGCCCGTGCACGGTGAGCATCTGCACGCCGGCCGATTCGAAATCGCGCGCGAGCTTCACTGCGTTGCGATGGTCGTGGCTCCAGCCGGTTCGCATCTTCAGCGTGACCGGCACATCGAACGGCTGCGCGGCGTCGACCACGGCCTGCACGATCTCGAGCGCCAGCGGCTCGTCGCGCATCAGCGCAGAACCGGCCCACTTGTTGCACACCTTCTTGGCCGGGCAACCCATGTTGATGTCGATGATCTGCGCGCCGCGCTCGATGTTGTAGACCGTGGCCTCGGCCATCATGGCCGCGTCGGTGCCGGCGATCTGCACCGCGATGGGACCCGGCTCGCCGTCGTGGTTCGCGCGTCGCGACGTTTTCAGCGTGCCCCAGAGTTCCTTGCGCGAGGTGACCATCTCGCTGACTGCATACCCCGCGCCGAGCTCGCGGCACAGCATGCGGAAAGGCCGGTCCGTCACGCCGGCCATGGGCGCGACGAACAGGCGGTTTTCCAGCGTGTGGGTGCCGATCTGCAAGGTCATTTGGAAGAGGAGCGGTGCGCGTTCGGCTGCTGAAAAATGAGGCACGATTGTAGCCACGCCGCATTTCAGCGACTGAAACGATTTGCGGCCTGGGTACCCGTGCAGACACCGATGCGCCTCGGGGCTTTCGGGCACTTCTCCCACGCGGTTGCGACGTGAGCACTGCCTATACTTCGCCGACTTCAACCGACCTCATGCAAGCCTGGCTCGACTCACTCATGGCGCTGCTGGCGCTGCCGCAGTACGGTCTCTCGACCCTGTTCGTGGCCGCTTTCGTGTCCGCGACGCTGCTGCCCGTGGGCTCCGAGCCTTTTCTCTTCGGGCTGCTCAAGCTCAACCCGGACATGTTCTGGCCAGCCATCGCGGTGGCGACCATCGGCAACACGCTGGGAGGTGCGGTCGACTGGTGGATGGGCTACGGCGCGCACAAGGTCGCCGACAAATACTCGCACTCGAAACACCATGTGCGAGTTTTGGGCTGGCTCGAGCGGCTCGGCCCGAAGGCCTGCCTGCTGAGCTGGTTGCCGCTGGTGGGCGACCCGCTGTGCGCAGTGGCCGGCTGGCTCAAGCTGCCGTTCTGGCCTTGCGTGGCCTACATGGCCATCGGAAAGTTCCTGCGTTACATCACCATGACGGTGGCGCTGCTGCAGATCTTCTGATCAGCTCAGCAGGCCGTAGGGCCCGCCGCGTTCGAGCGCGCGCTTGTAGGCAGGGCGCGCGTGGATGCGCTCCAGATAGGCCATGAGCTTCGGCCGCTTCGCGTCGAGCCCGCCGCGCGCCTGCGCGGCTTCCACCGGAAAGCTCATCTGGATGTCCGCGCCCGTGAAGCTGTCGCCGGCAAACCACTCGCTCTTGCCGAGTTCGGCTTCCATGAAGGCCAGATGCGCTGCGATGTTCGGATTGATGAACGCGCCCTTGGTCTTGGCCGCGATCGCTTTCGCGATCGGCTTTGCGAAGAACGGCATCTTCGCGCTCTCGATGCGGTCGAACACCAGTTTCAGCAGCAGCGGCGACATCGCCGAACCTTCGGCGAAATGCAGCCAGTAGCGATAACGCAGCGCCTCCGCAGTGCCGGCAGCGGGCGCGAGCCGCCCCTGGCCGAAACGCTCGATGACGGTCTCGATGATCGCGCCCGATTCAGCGAGCGCGAGCCCGTCATCCGTGGTGACGACGGGTGACTTGCCCAGCGGATGAACGGCCCGCAGCGAAGCGGGCGCCAACATGGTTTGCGGATCGCGCTGGTAGTGGACGATCTCGTAAGGCAGTTCGAGTTCTTCGAGCAGCCAGAGCACACGCTGCGAACGCGAGTTGTTGAGGTGGTGGACGGTGAGCATGGAGGCGGGCCTTGAGAAGGATTCGGGGCGCGCGGAGTCTACCGAACAACACCCCAAAGAACCCGCGGATTTCTTTTCGCGAAACACCGAGGAACCGGCTTCGCCGGGCCTCAGGTGTTGCCCCCGCTAGGGGGTTGGCGCAGCGACACGAAGTGCGCGCAGCCTGGGGGCGAGCCTGTTATGAGCTGAACAGGAAGTTCATCACGTCGCCATCCTTGACGACGTATTCCTTGCCTTCCGAACGCATCTTGCCCGCGTCCTTCGCGCCCTGCTCGCCCTTGAAGGCGATGTAGTCCTCGAACGCGATGGTCTGGGCGCGGATGTAGCCCTTCTCGAAGTCGCCGTGGATCACGCCGGCCGCCTGCGGGCCGGTGTCGCCGATGTGGATGGTCCAGGCGCGCACTTCCTTCACGCCGGCGGTGAAGTAGGTCTGCAGGCCCAGCAGCTTGAAGGCCGCGCGGATCAGGCGGTTCAGGCCGGGCTCTTCCTGACCGATCTCGGCCAGGAACATCTTCTTGTCTTCGTCGTCCATCTCGGCCAGGTCGGCTTCGATCTTGGCGCAGATGGCGACCACAGGCGCACCCTGCTTGGCGGCGTATTCGCGCAGGCGGTCGAGATACGGGTTGTTCTCGAAGCCGTCTTCGGAGACGTTGCCCACGAACATCGCGGGCTTGGCGGTGATGAGCGTGAAGCTCTTGACCAGCGGCAACTCTTCCTTGGTGAACTCGAGCGCACGCACGGGCGTGTTCTCGTTCAGCGCGGCCTGGCAGCGCTCGAGCAGGCCGACGAGTTTCTGCGCGTCCTTGTCGCCCGAACGGGCCACCTTGGTGTGGCGGTGCAGCGCCTTTTCGACCGTGGCCAGGTCGGCCAGGCAAAGTTCGGTCTGGATCACCTCGATGTCGGAGATCGGGTCGACCTTGCCGGCCACATGGATCACGTTCTCGTCGTCGAAGCAGCGCACCACGTTCACCGTGGCGTCGGTCTCGCGGATGTGCGCCAGAAACTTGTTGCCGAGGCCTTCGCCGGTGCTGGCGCCTGCCACGAGGCCGGCGATGTCGACGAACTCGACGATGGCGGGCACCACGCGCTCGGGATTCACGATCTCGCTGAGCTGGGCAAGCCGAGGATCGGGCACTTCCACCACGCCCACATTGGGCTCGATGGTGCAGAAGGGATAGTTTTCCGCCGCGATGCCGGCCTTGGTCAGCGCATTGAAAAGGGTGGATTTACCGACGTTGGGCAGGCCGACGATGCCGCATTGCAAACTCATGGGAGGTCCTCTTGGGTAACCGGCGATTTTAGGCGAGCATGGCTGCACGCCCGTCCGGCAGGGCTTCGGACCGCATTTCTGCCGCTCCCGGCATCAGGGTTAAACCCAATTAGCAAACGTTTGCGCAAACGTTTCCCACAGGTAACATCGGAGCCCCGGCCAAGACCGGCGTCCCGCCCTGATCAACCATCCCTGGAGACATTCACCATGAAGTTCACCCGCCGCACCCTGCAAAGCGCCGCCGCCCTCACGTTGCTGGGCGCCATTGCCGCAACGCCCGCCTTCGCGCAGGACAAGCCCAAGGTCGCGCTGGTCATGAAGTCGCTGGCCAACGAGTTCTTCCGCACCATGGAAGACGGCGCCAAGGCGCACCAGAAGGCGCACGCCGCCCAATACACGCTGGTGGCCAACGGCATCAAGGACGAGACCGACACCGCCGCGCAGATCAAGATGGTCGAGCAGATGGTGGCCCAGAAGATCAACGCGCTGGTCATCGCGCCGGCCGATTCGAAGGCGCTGGTGCCGGTGGTCAAGGCGGCCATCGACAAGGGCATCCTGGTGGTGAACATCGACAACCAGTTCGATGCCGCAGCACTCAAGGAAAAGGGCATCCAGGTGCCGTTCGTGGGCCCCGACAACCGCGCCGGCGCGAAGCTGGTGGGTGACGCACTGGCCAAGGAACTGAAGTCGGGCGACAAGGTCGGCATCATCGAAGGCGTGTCGACCACCTTCAATGCGCAGCAGCGCACGCTGGGCTACCAGGACGCGATGAAGGCGGCCGGCGTCACGGTGGTGGGCGTGCAGTCGGGCCAGTGGGAAATCGACAAGGGCAACACGGTGGCCGCCGGCATGATGCGCGAGCATCCCGACCTGAAGGCCCTGCTGGCCGGCAACGACAGCATGGCGCTGGGCGCGGTCGCCGCGGTCAAGGCCGCGGGCAAGACGGGCAAGGTGCTGGTGGTGGGCTACGACAACATCGGCGCCATCAAGCCGATGCTGAAGGACGGCCGCGTGCTCGCCACGGCGGACCAGTTCGCCGCCAAGCAGGCCGTGTTCGGCATCGAGACCGCGCTGAAGGCCATCGCCGACAAGAAGAAGCAGTCGGAAATGCCCGCCGAAGTGAAGACGGACGTGGTGCTGGTCACGAAGTGATGCTCGCCCCCAGGCTTCGCGCACTTCGTGTCGCTTCGCCTTCCCCCTACCGGGGGCAACACCGACGGCCCGGCAAAGCCGGTTCCGTGGTGTTTCTGGAATAAGGTTGCCAATCGATGGCTGACAACAATCGCAGCGCGCCCGTGCTCTCGCTGAGCGCCATGGGCAAGGACTACGCGGCACCGGTGCTGGACGACGTCTCGCTCGTGCTGCACGCCGGCGAGGTTCTGGCCCTCACGGGTGAGAACGGCGCCGGCAAGAGCACACTGTCGAAGATCGTCTGCGGCCTGGTGCAGCCCACGCGCGGGCAGATGCTGCTCGACGGCATGCCCTTTGCGCCGAGCTCGCGCCGCGACGCCGAGCGCCTGGGCGTGCGGATGGTCATGCAGGAACTAGGCCTGGTCACCACGCTGTCGGTGGCCGAGAACCTGCTGCTCGACCGCCTGCCCAACAAGACCGGCTGGATCCGCCGCGGCAAGCTGCACGAGCTGGCCGCGCAGCAGCTGGCCAAGATCGGCATGCAGAACATCGACCCGGCGACGCCCGTGGCGCGGCTGGGCATCGGCCAGCAGCAGATGGTCGAGATCGCGCGCAACCTGCAGGACGACACGCGCGTGCTGGTTCTCGACGAGCCCACCGCCATGCTGACCCCGCGCGAAACCTCGCACCTGTTCGAGCAGATCGACCTGCTGAAGGCGCGCGGCGTGGCCATCGTCTATGTGTCGCACCGCCTCGAGGAACTGCAGCGCATCGCCGATCGCGTGGCGGTGCTGCGCGACGGCCGGCTGGTCGACGTGCGCGCCATGGCCGGCGTGCGCGAATCCGAACTGGTGCAGCGCATGGTCGGCCGCGCGGTGCACGAGCACGAAGGCCGCGAACGCCGTGTGGCGGGCCCGGTGTTGCTGAGCGCACGCGGCATCGGCCGGGCCCAGGCGGTGCGCGATGTCGACATCGACCTGCGCGCCGGCGAGGTCATGGGCCTGGCCGGCCTGGTCGGCTCGGGCCGGACCGAACTGGTGCGGCTGCTGTTCGGTGCCGACCGCGCCGACCGAGGCGAGATCACGCTGATCGAGAACGGCAAGCCGGTGCAGCATGTGCGCAAGGGCTGGCGTTCGCCGATGCAGGCCATCCGCGCCGGCATCGGGCTGGTCACGGAAGACCGCAAGTCGCAGGGCCTGCTGCTGACGCAGTCGATCCGCGTCAACGCCACGCTGAGCGACCTCGGCGCCGTTTCGCACGCAGGCTGGCTGCAGCCGGCCAAGGAGCGCGGCATCGCGCAGAAACTGGTCGAGCTGCTGCGCATCCGTTCGCGCAGCATCGAGCAGCCGGTGGCCACGCTGAGCGGCGGCAACCAGCAGAAGGTGGTCTTCGCGCGCTGGCTGCACCGCGAGTGCAAGGTACTGCTGCTGGACGAGCCCACGCGCGGCGTGGACGTCGGCGCGCGCGCCGACCTGTATGCCGAGCTCGACCGCATGACCGACGCCGGCAAGGCGCTGCTGATGGTGTCGAGCGACCTGCGCGAGCTGATGGCCATGTGCGACCGCATCGGCGTGATGAGCGCCGGCCGGCTGGTCGCGGTGTTCGAGCGCGGCGAATGGAGCGAGCAATCGCTGCTGGCCGCAGCCTTCAGCGACGCCACCGGTCGCGCCGCCCCCGCACCGGCGGTCTCCGCCGTTCCCGATCAGACCCCGGTCACCGCCGATACACCATGAACGCTGCCAACCCGACCTCCACCCCGACCGCCGCTCCCTCCGCGCTGAAGGGCCAGCTCGGCACCTACCTGGGCCTCACGGTCGTGCTCGTGGGCATGATCGCGCTCTTCGGCTCGCTGAGCGAATACTTCCTGACGCGCGAGACCTTCGTCTCGATCGCCAACGAGATTCCCGCGCTGGCCGTGATGGCCGTCGGCATGACCTTCGTGCTGATCATCGCGGGCATCGACCTCTCCGTCGGCTCGGTGCTGGCGCTCAGCGCAGCCGTCACCGCCGCCGCCATCCTCGAGTGGAAGCTCTCGGTGCCGCTGGCCGCGCTGCTGGGCCTGGCCACGGGGCTGGTCTGCGGCACGGTCACCGGCGCGGTGTCGGTGGCCTGGCGGCTGCCCAGCTTCATCGTCTCGCTGGGCATGCTCGAGGCGGTGCGCGGCGGCGCCTACCTGGTCACCGACTCGCGCACGCAGTACGTGGGTGACGCCATCTCGGGCCTGGCCGCACCGTGGATCGGCGGCATCTCCGCCGCCTTCGTGCTGGCCGTGGTGCTGGTGGTGATCGGGCAGATGGTGCTCACGCGCACCGTGTTCGGCCGCCATGTGGTGGGCATCGGCACCAACGAAGAGGCGATGCGGCTGGCGGGCATCGATCCGCGCCCGATCCGCATCATCGTGTTCGCCGTCACCGGGCTGCTCGCCGGGCTCGCTGGCCTGATGCAGTCGGCGCGCCTCGAGGCGGCAGACCCGAACGCCGGCGTCGGCATCGAGCTGCAGGTGATCGCGGCCGTGGTCATCGGTGGCACCAGCCTCATGGGCGGGCGCGGCTCGGTCGTCAACACCTTCTTCGGCGTGCTGATCATCGCGGTGCTCGAGGCCGGCCTGGCCCAGGTGGGCGCCAGCGAACCGAGCAAGCGCATCATCACCGGCGCGGTGATCGTGGTGGCGGTGATCATCGACACCCTGCGCCAGCGCCGGGCCGACCGCCGCCTGGCCTGATCCGAATCCTGTCCCACGAGAAACACACGAGACCATGGCCACCATCAAGGACGTCGCATTGAAAGCCGGGGTTTCCGTGACCACCGTGTCGCACGTGGTCAACGACACCCGCCACGTCAGCCCCAAGGTGCGCGAGCGCGTGGAGCTGGTCATCCGCGAGCTGGGCTACGTGCCCAACGCGATGGCGCGCAGCCTGAAGAGCAACACCACCTCGACGCTGGGCATGCTCATCCCCAACAGCTCCAACCCGTATTTCGCGGAGATCGTGCGCATCGTGGAAGACCGATGCTTCGGCGCGGGCTACACGCTGGTGCTGTGCAACACCGACGACGAGCCGCGCCGCCAGAGCGTGTACCTGCAGGTGCTGGCCGAGCGCCGCATCGACGGGCTGGTCGTGGTGTCGACCGGCGCCGGCAGCGGCTCCGACGACGGCGACTCGCTGGCCAAGCAGCTCCACGGCCTGCGCGTGCCGACCGTGCTGGTCGACCGCGAGATCGACGACCCGGCCTGCGACCTGGTGGAAACCGCGCACATGCAGGGCGGGCTGCTCGCGGTGCGGCACCTGCTGTCGCTGGGCCACAAGCGCATCGCATGCATCGGCGGACCGGCGGGCGTGATGCCGAGCGAGCAGCGCATCGAAGGCTGGCGCATGGCACTGGCCGAGACCGGGGCGACCCCGAACGCCGACGTGCTGCTGTGGCGCGGCGGCTTCACCAGCCAGGGCGGCTACGAGGCGATGCACGCCATCCTGCGCACCGAGCAGAAGCCCTCGGCCGTGTTCGTCTGCAACGACCTGATGGCCATCGGTGCACTGCGCGCGGCGCATGAAAGCGGCGTGCGGGTGCCCGACGAGCTGTCGATCGTGGGCTTCGACGACATCGAACTGTCCGCCTACACGAGCCCCCCGCTCACCACCGTCGCGCAGCCCAAGGAGCGCATCGGCGCACTGGCGGTCGACATGCTGCTCGAGCGCGTCGGCGGCAAGCGCCGCGATGCGCGCAAGGTGGTGCTGCAGCCCGAGCTGCGCGTGCGCGCATCGACCGCCCGGCATGCGAGCTTCCGCGAAGCCACGGTGCCTTCGGGCGACATCGGGTCATCGCCATCCACGCCTTCCGCACCTCCCACGACAACCCGAAAGTCCCGCACCCCGTGAGCCCCGCGAACATGCCGTCTTCTTCCAGCAGCCATGCGCCGCCGCGCATCGTGGTGCTAGGCAGCCTCAACATGGACCTCGTGCTGCGCGTGCCGCACGCGCCGGCCGCGGGCGAAACCCTGATCGGCCACTCGATCGCCACCATTCCTGGCGGCAAGGGTGCCAACCAGGCCGTGAGCTGCGCGCGCGAGGGCGGCAAGGTGCACATGATCGGCTGCGTGGGCGACGACGCGCACGGCGCTGCGCTGCGCCAGGCGCTCGAGCGCGACGGCATCGACACCGCCGCGCTGCGCACTGCAGCCGGCGAACCCACCGGCACGGCACTGATCCTCGTGGAAGACAGCGGCCAGAACCGCATCGTGATGATTCCCGGCGCCAACGCCGCAGTGCAGATCGACGAGGCCGCCTTGAAGCGCCAGGTGCAGGGCGCCGCGTTCATGGTGACGCAGTTCGAGACGCCGATGGACCAGGTCGCGCGCGCCATCTCGGTGGCGCACGGCGCGGGCTGCAAGGTGCTGCTGAACCCGTCGCCGGTGCAGGCGATCGCCGAGCCTTTGTGGCCGCAGATCGACACGCTGGTGGTCAACGAGATCGAGGCGAAGACGCTGTGCGGCCAGGCTGCCGACACGCCGCAGGAAGCCGCTCAGGCCGGCCAGGCGCTGCGTGCAAGGGGCATCGCGCGCGTGGTGGTGACGCTCGGCGCGCGCGGCGCAGTGGCCGTCGATGCCGACGGCGCGCGCCACCATCCCGCGCCGAAGGTGCAGGCGGTCGACACCACGGCCGCCGGCGACACCTTTCTGGGGGCGCTGGCGGTTGCGCTGGGCGAAGGCCAGTCCTTCGACGAGGCCGTGCGCCTGGGCATCCGCGCCGCGGCGCTGTGCATCCAGCAGCCCGGCGCCCAACCTTCCATTCCGCTGCGTGCCGACGTGCTGCGCAGCCCCGTGCCACCCGACTGGATTTCGCTGTGAAACGTACTGCCCTGCTGCATGCCGAACTGTCCCAGGTGATCGCCTCGATGGGGCACGGCGACATGCTCGTGCTCGGCGACGCCGGCCTGCCGATTCCGGACGGCCCGCGCCGCATCGACCTCGCCGTGGCGCGCGGCGTGCCGCAGCTGACCGACGTGCTGCAGGCGGTGCTGTCGGAGATGCAGGTGGAAGGCATCGTGATCGCCGAGGAGGCGCTCGACGCCGCGAAGAATCTGCCGCGCTGGTTTCCCCAGTCGCCGGGCATCGCGCCGCAGACGGTGTCGCACGAGGAATTCAAGCGCCGCACCGCGAAGGCCCGCGCCATGGTGCGCACCGGCGAATGCACGCCCTACGCCAACATCATCCTCATCGCCGGCGTGGCATTCTGACCAACCCCCCAGGCTTGCCCACTTCGTGTGGCCGCCAACCCCCTTGCAGGGGGCAATACCAGCGGCCCGCCAAAGCCGGTTCCGCGGCATTCCTGAAACGGGCAAGACCCGTCCCGGTCATTCGAACCTGTAGTTCGCGCCCACCGGCTGGCCGACCTTGAGCGTGTGCTCCACGCCCTGGATCACGATGCAGTTCATGCCGAAGGTGATGCCGCCGCCCACGCGCGCATCGGCGCGGTAGGTGCGCAGCATGTCGCCGACTTCGGGGCTGCTCAGGGCGGTCGCGGGGTCGATGTCGGGGATCGGGCAGCGCGTGCAGGGCTTGACGGGGCGCAGTTCGGCCTCGCCCTCGGCGGTGGTGACGTGGAGCGCCTCGACCCGGTCCTCGTCGTGCGACTCCATGCCCGCCAGCACGATGTTCGGGCGGAAGCGCTCGATGCCGACCGCCTCGTGCCCGGCCGCCGCCAGGCGCTCGTTCAGCTCGGCGAGCGAGCCTTCGCTGGCCACCAGCAGCGGGTAGCCGTCCGCGAACTGGTTCTCGGCCTCGACGCCATCGGTCCATTTCATGTTCGACAGGCGCTTCTGCTCGGGATCGAAGCGCACCAGCCGCAGGGCCTGCGGCTTGCCGGGTTCGGATAGGAAGTCGCTGAACCACTGGGCCGCGATGTCGCCCATGTCGTAGGCCGCCACCTCGTCCTTCCACACGCGAACCCGCACCGGCTTCTCGACCCGGTCGAAGGCCAGGTGCAACGCCAGCATGCCGGGCGCACGCAGCACCACTTCCATGTGCTTCATCTGCGGCTTGATCAACGCCATGCGTGGCAGTTGCCGCTGGGTGACGAATTCGCCTCCGGCGTCCACCACCATCCAGGCGCGGTCGAACTCCAGGCCGGTCTCGGTCAGCAGCATTTCGGGAAGCTCGACGCCGCCACAGGACTTGACCGGGTAAATGAACAGGCGCGCGATGGTGGCTTGGAGATCGAAGGCGGGCTGGGAGGCGGACACGGTGGGGGTTCCTTGAAATTCGGCCGCGATTGTCCCGCAGCTCCCGGAAGAAATGCTCGCTCCCTTCCAGGGATACCGCGGAACCGGCTCTGGCGGGGCCGCCGGCATCGCCCCCGCGAGGGGGTTTGCGAAGCGACACGAAGCGCGCGAAGCCTGGGGGCGGGCGCAATCCCTACAATCCTTCGATGGCTCTCCCCCCAGAAGTTTGCATTCGCGGCGCCGGCATCGTCGGCCGGACGCTGGCCCTGCTGCTCGCGCGCGAGCGTGTGCGCGTCGCGCTGGTGGTGCCGCCGGCCGCGCAGGGCAAGGAAGACATCCGGGCCTATGCGCTCAACACGGCTTCCCGGACCCTGCTCGAGTCGCTGCGCGCCTGGCCCGATGCCACCCACGCCACCGCCGTGCGCGAGATGCTGGTGCATGGCGACGAAGGCGGCCGCGTCCAGTTCAGCGCCGCGCGACAGAAGGTCGATGCGCTGGCGTGGATCGTCGACGTGCCCGCACTCGAACAGCAGTTGGCCGACGCGGTGCGCTTCCAGCCGCTGATCGAAGTCGTGGCCGAGCCCGTCGCCGCGCCGCTGACGGTGGTGTGCGAAGGCAAGGCCAGCACCACGCGCGAGGCGCTCGGCGTGAGCTACGAGATCACGCGCTATCCGCAGCATGCCGTCGCCGCGCGCATGGAAGCCGCGCAGTCGCATGACGGCATCGCGCGCCAGTGGTTCAACGACCGCGGCGAGGTGCTTGCGTTGCTGCCGCTGGGCGGCACACACGGCAAGACCGTCGCGCTGGTGTGGTCGGTCGACCAGCTGCGCGCGCCCGACCTGCTGGCGCAGGGCAACGATGAATTCGACGCCGCGGTCACGGAAGCCAGCCACGGCGCGCTCGGACCGCTCAAGCTTACGAGCGAACGCGGCGCCTGGCCGCTGGCCCGCGCCATCGCCGACCGCTGGACCGGCGCCATGCCCGGCCAGCCGAACCGCTCCTGGGCACTGGCGGGCGATGCGGCCCACACGGTGCATCCGCTGGCGGGCCAGGGCCTGAATCTCGGCCTGGCCGACGCCGCCGCGCTGGCCGGCGTGATCAGGAACCGCGACCACTGGCGCAGCGTCGGCGACCCGCGCCTGCTGCGCCGCTACGAACGTGCCCGCCGCGTCGACGTGCTGCAGATGAGCCTCGCGACCGACGGTCTGCAGCAACTTTTCTCGCACAACCTGGGTCCACTCCCTGCATTGCGCAACTGGGGCATGCGCGGTTTCGACCGCACGCGCCTGGTCAAGCACTGGATCACCGCGCAAGCCATGGGCCTGAAGGCCTGACGCCTGCACGTCCTTTTCAGAACCGAACCAACGGATCTCCCGATGACACTCGTACGCAACCTCCTTCTCGCCGCCTGCACGCTGGGCGCGGTCGTGGCCGCCACCGCTGGCGAAGCCGAGATCCGCAAGAACCTGCCGGCACGCATCCCGCAGTTCCCGCCGATCGACGAAGTCTCGAAGGCGCCGATCCCGGGCCTCTACGAAGTGCGCGTGAACGGCGCGCAGATCTTCT encodes:
- a CDS encoding FAD-dependent monooxygenase, which encodes MALPPEVCIRGAGIVGRTLALLLARERVRVALVVPPAAQGKEDIRAYALNTASRTLLESLRAWPDATHATAVREMLVHGDEGGRVQFSAARQKVDALAWIVDVPALEQQLADAVRFQPLIEVVAEPVAAPLTVVCEGKASTTREALGVSYEITRYPQHAVAARMEAAQSHDGIARQWFNDRGEVLALLPLGGTHGKTVALVWSVDQLRAPDLLAQGNDEFDAAVTEASHGALGPLKLTSERGAWPLARAIADRWTGAMPGQPNRSWALAGDAAHTVHPLAGQGLNLGLADAAALAGVIRNRDHWRSVGDPRLLRRYERARRVDVLQMSLATDGLQQLFSHNLGPLPALRNWGMRGFDRTRLVKHWITAQAMGLKA